A region of Sulfurovum sp. DNA encodes the following proteins:
- a CDS encoding adenine phosphoribosyltransferase: protein MTLNPEEKKIIIESIRDIPDFPKSGIVFKDMTTLLNNPIAYKTLMDHLEARYRSYNLDYIAGIDARGFIFGAALADRLNIGFVPVRKKGKLPYTTISEKYLLEYGFDEVEIHIDAFNKNKEAKVLLVDDLIATGGTAKAVTSLIHKVGAQCVEACFILELAFLKGREKFSMPVYSVLQVD from the coding sequence ATGACACTCAATCCTGAAGAGAAAAAAATTATTATTGAAAGTATTCGTGACATTCCAGATTTCCCTAAGAGTGGTATTGTCTTTAAAGACATGACCACCCTACTGAATAATCCAATAGCTTATAAAACTTTAATGGATCACCTTGAAGCACGCTATAGAAGCTATAATCTTGATTATATTGCTGGCATTGATGCACGTGGATTTATTTTTGGTGCGGCACTAGCAGATAGGTTAAATATTGGCTTTGTACCTGTCCGAAAAAAAGGTAAGCTCCCCTATACTACCATTTCAGAAAAATACCTATTAGAGTATGGCTTTGACGAAGTGGAGATACATATCGATGCTTTTAATAAAAATAAAGAGGCAAAAGTACTTCTTGTTGACGATCTTATTGCTACTGGTGGTACTGCTAAAGCAGTAACCAGTCTTATCCATAAAGTAGGTGCACAGTGTGTCGAAGCCTGCTTCATTTTGGAGTTAGCATTTCTTAAAGGTCGAGAGAAATTTTCTATGCCAGTCTACTCTGTACTGCAGGTAGATTAG
- a CDS encoding YceI family protein encodes MKKLLFVLISTGAILLAKTGCTLVQSGKLNVLWEAYKTPNKIGVKGKMTSVAYIPHQKEGKNFKELFVGSKVAIDTTKVDSGNSVRDQKLVKFFFAQMSQPKITGEILSIKANPYTKGKPRTGKMEVAFAMNSKTVKTVLDYHYEKEEFKAQGNIDLLDFAAGQALASINKACYDLHKGKTWSDISIGFITHIKATLCNVEKK; translated from the coding sequence ATGAAAAAGCTGCTATTTGTCCTGATATCGACAGGAGCTATACTCTTGGCTAAAACAGGATGCACACTCGTACAGTCTGGAAAGCTTAATGTGCTTTGGGAAGCCTACAAAACCCCTAACAAGATTGGTGTCAAGGGCAAGATGACCTCTGTAGCATATATTCCCCATCAGAAAGAGGGAAAGAACTTCAAAGAACTCTTTGTTGGTTCAAAAGTAGCAATAGACACAACCAAAGTCGACAGTGGAAACAGTGTGCGTGACCAGAAGCTGGTAAAGTTCTTCTTCGCACAGATGAGTCAGCCGAAGATCACTGGGGAGATTCTCTCCATCAAAGCAAACCCATACACCAAAGGAAAGCCCAGAACAGGAAAGATGGAAGTTGCCTTCGCCATGAACAGTAAAACTGTCAAAACAGTCCTTGACTACCACTATGAGAAAGAGGAGTTCAAGGCACAGGGAAACATCGACCTACTCGATTTTGCTGCAGGACAAGCCCTTGCAAGTATCAACAAAGCCTGTTATGACCTGCACAAGGGAAAGACATGGAGTGATATTAGCATTGGCTTTATTACCCATATCAAAGCGACACTTTGTAACGTAGAAAAAAAGTAG
- the ychF gene encoding redox-regulated ATPase YchF has translation MGLGIGLVGLPNVGKSTTFNALTKAQNAESANYPFCTIEPNKAVVPVPDKRLDGLAKIVNPEKIQYSTLDFVDIAGLVKGASKGEGLGNKFLSNIRETEVILQIVRCFEDENITHVEGSIDPVRDIEIIETELLLADMEALEKRIASLQKKTKGNDREAKLQMPIAEALLKHLEEGNPASTFEDRNNEGFLTLLRDLRLLSNKEIMYGANVDEGGLESENTYVQSLKVYAKKHNREVIKLCAKVEEEMIDFDEEDKIEMLESLGVKESGLEQIIRKGFEKLGLMSYFTAGIKEVRAWTIRQDTTAPKAAAVIHNDFEKGFIRAEVISYEDFIEYGGEQGAKEVGKMRLEGKEYIVQDGDVMHFRFNV, from the coding sequence ATGGGATTAGGTATTGGACTCGTAGGTCTACCCAATGTTGGAAAATCGACTACATTTAACGCACTCACGAAAGCACAAAATGCAGAGAGTGCCAACTATCCTTTCTGTACCATCGAACCCAATAAGGCAGTGGTACCTGTGCCCGATAAACGTCTAGATGGGCTAGCAAAGATTGTTAATCCTGAAAAGATACAGTACTCCACACTTGATTTTGTTGATATTGCAGGGTTGGTTAAGGGAGCAAGCAAGGGCGAAGGTCTAGGAAATAAGTTTCTTAGCAATATCCGTGAAACAGAGGTAATTTTACAGATTGTCAGATGTTTCGAAGATGAAAATATCACTCATGTAGAAGGCTCTATTGATCCGGTACGAGATATTGAGATTATCGAAACAGAACTATTGCTTGCCGATATGGAAGCTTTGGAGAAGCGTATTGCATCACTGCAGAAGAAGACTAAAGGCAATGACAGAGAAGCAAAACTCCAAATGCCTATTGCTGAAGCACTACTCAAACATCTTGAAGAAGGTAACCCTGCTTCTACCTTTGAAGATCGCAACAATGAAGGATTTTTAACACTATTGCGTGACCTTAGATTACTGAGCAATAAAGAGATTATGTATGGTGCCAATGTAGATGAAGGGGGACTTGAGTCAGAAAATACATATGTTCAATCACTCAAAGTCTATGCCAAAAAACATAACCGTGAAGTCATTAAACTTTGTGCCAAGGTCGAAGAGGAGATGATTGATTTTGATGAAGAAGATAAAATAGAGATGCTCGAGTCTCTTGGTGTCAAAGAGTCAGGTCTTGAGCAAATTATTCGAAAAGGGTTTGAAAAGCTGGGACTCATGAGCTATTTTACCGCCGGCATTAAAGAGGTACGTGCTTGGACTATTCGCCAAGATACTACTGCACCTAAAGCCGCTGCAGTCATTCACAATGACTTTGAGAAAGGCTTCATTCGTGCTGAAGTAATAAGCTATGAGGATTTTATTGAATATGGTGGCGAACAGGGAGCCAAAGAGGTGGGAAAAATGCGTTTGGAAGGGAAAGAGTATATTGTGCAAGATGGTGATGTAATGCATTTCCGTTTCAATGTATAA
- a CDS encoding leucyl aminopeptidase, whose amino-acid sequence MNFNITTTPLKEINADIEIVIVIDKNLKHKTVKDRKLLKKADFSGVQNEICHLIGKKRIYVGADNLKGEAIRPAVATAIRSLNGKKGYKTLKIATYLSHPRCSASIRAMVEGLVLGSYTFTKYKSKKAKNPIKTVEISLEGYEPHEISMEVATRAVHNGEITGSATNYTRNIVNTPPDDFYPNSMAKKAKNLEEKLGLGCEILSIKELQKEKMHALLAVARASRHKPCVIHLSHKPKDAKKVITLVGKGLTYDSGGLSLKPSDYMVTMKADKSGASTVIGIMKAVAEMNLPIEVHGFLGMVENMIGGNAYKPDDILRAKNGKTIEVRNTDAEGRLVLADVLCYAQQEVKADYLFDFATLTGACVVGVGHYTSGVMGFCDDLKSMVKQQAKIAGELVTPLDFNDYLKKTIKSEIADVCNISNTRYGGAITAGQFLGEFIDEEHKEKWAHIDIAGPAFIEHVWGENPNGASGAGVRMMLRLIESLCREKSHQ is encoded by the coding sequence ATGAATTTCAATATCACCACCACTCCCCTCAAAGAGATTAATGCCGACATTGAAATTGTCATTGTCATTGACAAAAATCTCAAACACAAAACCGTCAAGGACAGAAAACTGCTGAAAAAAGCAGACTTCTCCGGTGTACAGAACGAGATCTGCCATCTCATTGGCAAGAAGCGCATCTATGTAGGTGCCGACAACCTTAAAGGGGAAGCCATACGTCCTGCAGTAGCGACTGCTATCCGTTCGCTCAACGGAAAAAAAGGCTACAAAACCCTCAAGATCGCTACCTATCTCAGCCATCCACGCTGTTCTGCCTCCATCAGGGCAATGGTAGAAGGGCTGGTGCTGGGAAGCTACACCTTCACCAAATACAAAAGCAAAAAAGCCAAGAACCCTATCAAAACTGTAGAGATTTCTCTTGAGGGCTACGAACCACATGAAATTAGCATGGAGGTTGCTACACGTGCGGTACACAATGGAGAGATTACCGGAAGTGCCACCAACTACACTCGCAACATCGTCAATACACCACCTGATGATTTTTACCCAAACAGCATGGCCAAAAAAGCAAAAAATCTGGAAGAAAAACTAGGGCTTGGTTGTGAAATACTTAGCATCAAAGAGCTTCAAAAAGAGAAGATGCATGCCCTTCTTGCTGTTGCACGTGCTTCACGCCATAAGCCTTGTGTCATTCATCTGAGTCACAAACCAAAAGATGCTAAAAAAGTTATTACTCTTGTAGGAAAAGGACTTACATATGACTCTGGTGGACTTAGCCTCAAACCCAGTGATTATATGGTCACCATGAAGGCAGACAAGTCTGGAGCATCCACAGTCATTGGGATAATGAAAGCGGTTGCCGAAATGAACTTGCCTATTGAGGTGCATGGTTTTTTAGGCATGGTTGAGAACATGATAGGTGGCAACGCCTATAAACCTGACGATATACTCAGAGCCAAAAATGGCAAAACGATTGAAGTGCGTAATACAGATGCCGAGGGTCGTCTCGTGCTTGCTGATGTACTTTGTTATGCACAGCAGGAGGTGAAAGCAGACTATCTTTTTGATTTTGCTACCCTTACTGGTGCTTGTGTGGTCGGTGTAGGACACTATACATCAGGAGTCATGGGCTTCTGTGACGACCTCAAAAGCATGGTCAAGCAGCAGGCGAAGATAGCCGGAGAGCTGGTCACACCGCTGGACTTCAACGACTACCTCAAGAAGACCATCAAAAGCGAGATCGCCGATGTGTGTAACATCTCTAACACCCGTTATGGGGGCGCCATTACTGCAGGACAGTTCCTTGGTGAGTTTATTGACGAAGAACACAAAGAGAAGTGGGCACATATTGATATTGCCGGTCCTGCATTTATTGAACATGTTTGGGGAGAAAACCCTAATGGGGCTTCTGGTGCAGGGGTACGTATGATGCTTAGGCTTATTGAGAGTCTATGTAGGGAAAAAAGTCACCAATAG
- the trpB gene encoding tryptophan synthase subunit beta encodes MDLHQSLYIPKPSPFDPDSHGHFGKFGGRFVPETLMPALEQLRKDYETVRFSEDFWREVDYYYKHYVGRPSSLYHAANISQEIGAKIYLKREDLNHTGAHKINHCIAQAVLAKRLGKKKIIAETGAGQHGVATATVAALFGLECEVFMGAKDVARQELNVFRMKLLGAKVHAVESGSKTLKDAMNDAIRHWVTHARDTYYLIGTVAGPHPYPMMVRDIQSIIGWEAKQQLQEVEGTLPDKVIACIGGGSNALGIFNHFLKEKSVECIGIEAGGEGLEHKHGCSLEKGSPGVLHGQLSYLLQDEDGQIQEAHSISAGLDYPGIGPEHAYLKDNGIVTYDHITDDEAMEAFVWLSQKEGIIPAFESSHAIAYLKKMKPEEIKGKTILVNLSGRGDKDMMQAKDILAEQFV; translated from the coding sequence ATGGATTTACACCAATCACTTTATATTCCAAAACCCAGTCCATTTGACCCTGATAGTCATGGTCATTTTGGTAAGTTTGGTGGTCGTTTTGTACCCGAAACCCTCATGCCTGCTCTTGAACAGCTTCGAAAAGACTATGAAACAGTACGTTTTAGTGAAGATTTTTGGAGAGAAGTTGACTACTACTATAAGCACTATGTTGGACGCCCTTCTTCACTCTATCATGCAGCAAATATCTCTCAAGAAATTGGAGCAAAGATTTACCTTAAGCGTGAAGACCTTAACCATACGGGTGCACATAAAATCAATCACTGTATTGCTCAAGCGGTATTGGCAAAGCGTCTAGGCAAGAAAAAGATTATTGCAGAAACCGGTGCAGGACAACATGGGGTTGCCACCGCAACTGTTGCAGCACTCTTTGGGCTAGAGTGTGAAGTATTTATGGGTGCCAAAGATGTGGCTCGCCAAGAGCTCAATGTCTTTCGCATGAAGCTGCTCGGTGCGAAGGTACATGCCGTAGAGAGCGGTTCCAAGACCCTCAAAGATGCCATGAACGATGCCATACGTCACTGGGTAACGCATGCGCGTGATACCTACTATCTCATCGGTACCGTTGCAGGGCCTCACCCCTACCCTATGATGGTGCGTGACATTCAGAGCATCATCGGATGGGAAGCGAAACAGCAGCTTCAGGAGGTTGAAGGCACCCTGCCCGACAAGGTCATTGCCTGTATCGGTGGTGGTTCCAATGCACTGGGTATTTTTAACCACTTCCTCAAAGAGAAAAGTGTTGAATGCATTGGAATCGAAGCAGGCGGTGAAGGGCTTGAGCATAAACATGGTTGCTCACTCGAAAAAGGAAGCCCTGGTGTATTGCATGGGCAACTTAGCTATCTACTTCAAGATGAGGATGGGCAGATACAGGAGGCACACTCCATCTCCGCAGGACTCGACTACCCTGGTATTGGGCCCGAGCACGCCTACCTCAAAGATAATGGTATCGTTACCTACGATCACATTACTGACGATGAAGCAATGGAAGCATTTGTCTGGCTAAGCCAGAAAGAGGGGATTATCCCGGCATTTGAAAGTTCCCATGCTATTGCCTATCTCAAGAAGATGAAGCCTGAAGAGATCAAAGGCAAAACGATCCTCGTCAACCTTTCAGGGCGTGGCGACAAAGATATGATGCAGGCGAAGGATATTTTGGCGGAGCAGTTTGTATAA
- a CDS encoding DUF302 domain-containing protein, translating to MKKWLLPSIAILLILFGCENRHGTFLETVESNSDAPSSITRLVEALKVKDLTHFATIDHSANAEKIGMLLKPETVVVFGSPKVGTKLMVCNASMGLDLPLRILFTTDYEGITHITYTNPEYWTLKHNIKDKGCLTIIQKMHIMLKQLAGKAAGK from the coding sequence ATGAAAAAATGGCTACTACCCAGTATAGCAATACTGCTTATATTATTTGGTTGCGAAAATAGGCATGGTACATTCCTTGAAACAGTAGAATCAAACAGTGATGCACCCTCCTCTATCACAAGACTGGTAGAAGCACTTAAGGTCAAAGACCTAACACACTTTGCCACCATAGACCATAGTGCCAATGCCGAGAAGATTGGTATGTTGCTCAAGCCTGAAACTGTTGTTGTCTTTGGTAGTCCCAAAGTGGGTACCAAACTGATGGTATGTAATGCTTCTATGGGGCTAGATCTCCCGCTACGTATACTTTTTACTACAGACTATGAAGGTATAACGCATATCACCTACACCAATCCAGAATATTGGACCCTCAAACACAATATTAAAGATAAGGGTTGTTTGACTATCATTCAAAAGATGCATATCATGCTAAAACAGCTTGCAGGCAAGGCTGCAGGAAAATAA